The following coding sequences lie in one Microvirga sp. 17 mud 1-3 genomic window:
- a CDS encoding EAL domain-containing protein yields MALLVVVDDQGSNRRIYSKLASLVDEDASVKTFSSPFEMLDWAKTHTPDLVITDFKMPGMDGADLTRRLRALPDVAEVPIIVLTAYEDRSFRLNALEAGATDFMQTPVSHDEFISRARNLLRLRQQQQKIRQEARRLERRLWESETSRQKALRHGHEQLAQVIDTVPALISATNLDGQCVFVNAMFAVYAKRDPADCVGLKPSDLLSGSDLERNKAAEEAARTRGQVSPGFEERLLDPDGFPRSFLTTKSPLFNESGSLIGILTTSLDITEQKQAQERLRHLAQHDALTGLPNRTFLSNRLQEILASHDSSETGQLGALHLLDLDRFKSINDTLGHSFGDQLLQAVSGLLRPLCGVGVTLVRLGGDEFALLQEDITERWEAEQLASRIISALAKPIKVGQRYVNTTASLGIAFVGRDGSDVNEILKNADLSMYQAKSKGRNRYHVFSEDLRARMDEFAWLEAGIREALKRNEFVLHYQPQLNLQSGQIIGVEALIRWQHPERGLLMPGAFLPVAEESGLMPDISDWVLRAACRQLAEWRRRGIGELRLAVNISPSQFNRSKTWESLRSIRDEIGDDLAKLEIELTESAFVDQIEDAAGNLRLLKEAGVSIALDDFGTGFSSLGLAKELPIDALKIDRSFVCNLPHSKADAAITRAIIRLGHGLDLRVVAEGVENEEQLAFLRQEDCDEIQGYYFSKPLAAEECLQRILQQNSGGTSV; encoded by the coding sequence ATGGCGTTGTTAGTCGTCGTGGACGATCAAGGCAGCAACCGGCGGATTTATTCCAAGCTGGCGAGCCTCGTTGACGAGGATGCTTCTGTTAAGACTTTTAGCAGCCCGTTCGAGATGCTGGACTGGGCAAAGACCCATACGCCCGATCTTGTCATCACTGACTTCAAGATGCCCGGCATGGACGGGGCCGACCTGACCCGTCGGCTGCGTGCGCTCCCCGACGTGGCAGAGGTTCCGATCATTGTCCTGACCGCATATGAGGACCGGAGCTTTCGTCTGAACGCCCTTGAGGCAGGGGCGACGGACTTCATGCAGACCCCCGTCAGCCACGACGAGTTCATCAGCCGCGCCCGGAATCTGCTGAGGCTGCGGCAGCAGCAGCAGAAGATCAGGCAAGAGGCCAGGAGACTCGAGCGTCGTCTTTGGGAGAGTGAAACCTCACGGCAAAAGGCGCTTCGTCATGGCCATGAGCAACTGGCACAGGTGATCGATACGGTTCCGGCGCTCATCAGCGCAACGAACCTCGACGGGCAGTGTGTCTTCGTCAATGCGATGTTCGCAGTCTATGCGAAAAGGGATCCTGCGGACTGTGTCGGTCTCAAGCCGTCTGACCTCCTGTCCGGGTCCGACTTGGAACGCAACAAGGCTGCGGAGGAGGCTGCCCGCACGCGCGGCCAAGTCAGCCCCGGGTTTGAGGAGCGGCTCCTCGATCCTGATGGCTTTCCCCGATCCTTCCTGACCACCAAGTCGCCACTCTTCAACGAGAGTGGATCGCTTATCGGGATTCTCACGACCTCGCTCGACATCACGGAGCAGAAGCAGGCACAGGAGCGCCTCCGTCACCTGGCCCAGCATGACGCTCTGACGGGCTTGCCGAACAGGACCTTTCTCAGCAACCGTCTGCAGGAAATTCTGGCAAGTCATGACAGCTCGGAGACGGGCCAGTTAGGCGCGCTTCACCTTCTGGATCTGGATCGATTCAAGAGCATCAACGATACGCTCGGTCATTCCTTTGGCGATCAGCTGCTGCAAGCCGTTTCGGGTCTGTTGCGGCCCCTGTGCGGTGTCGGTGTGACACTGGTACGCCTGGGAGGCGACGAGTTTGCATTGCTGCAGGAAGACATCACGGAAAGATGGGAGGCGGAGCAGCTCGCCTCCAGGATCATCTCCGCCTTGGCAAAGCCCATCAAGGTCGGCCAACGCTATGTGAATACGACTGCCAGCCTAGGCATCGCCTTCGTGGGGCGCGATGGATCCGACGTCAATGAGATCCTCAAGAATGCCGACCTTTCCATGTACCAGGCGAAATCCAAGGGCCGGAATCGATATCATGTCTTCTCCGAGGACCTGCGGGCTCGCATGGACGAGTTCGCATGGCTTGAGGCCGGCATCAGGGAAGCCCTCAAGCGAAACGAATTCGTCCTCCATTACCAACCGCAGCTGAACCTGCAGTCAGGCCAGATCATCGGTGTCGAGGCCTTGATACGGTGGCAGCACCCGGAACGCGGGCTGCTGATGCCCGGAGCGTTCCTGCCGGTTGCCGAGGAAAGTGGCTTGATGCCCGACATCTCGGACTGGGTGCTGCGGGCTGCCTGTCGGCAGCTGGCTGAGTGGCGAAGGCGGGGGATCGGAGAACTTCGTCTTGCCGTTAATATCTCTCCTTCTCAGTTTAACAGGTCGAAAACCTGGGAGAGCCTGAGGTCTATCCGCGACGAGATAGGCGATGATCTGGCTAAGCTGGAAATCGAGCTGACGGAAAGTGCTTTCGTCGACCAGATCGAAGATGCAGCGGGCAATCTCAGACTGCTTAAGGAGGCTGGGGTCAGTATTGCGCTCGACGACTTTGGGACCGGATTCTCTTCCCTGGGACTGGCGAAGGAGCTGCCGATCGATGCTCTGAAGATTGACCGTAGCTTTGTGTGCAATCTTCCCCACAGCAAGGCCGATGCGGCCATCACGCGCGCCATAATCCGGCTTGGCCATGGTCTGGATTTGCGTGTCGTCGCCGAAGGCGTTGAAAACGAGGAGCAGCTGGCCTTCCTTCGTCAGGAGGACTGTGACGAAATCCAGGGTTATTATTTCAGCAAGCCTTTGGCTGCCGAGGAGTGCCTGCAGCGCATTCTCCAACAGAACTCCGGCGGAACATCCGTCTGA
- a CDS encoding ATP-binding protein has product MFDSISHWRRWFQNRPDREHEITINRQIISLAIFVYVWLIMPGFAEQTFEARMIALAYLCAASVLSIHLLARPGISVVRRVAAIGVDLGLLSIGLYAGGEYVTILYPFYYWIILGNGFRYGVRYLYFGTFVGALGFLLVTQSAEYWLQNQPLGLGLLGGVIILPLYAATLIRSLSQARELAEQANRAKTQFLASVSHELRTPLNAVVGMADLLNDTSLRADQREMVETVRTSSKALLALIDDLLDFASIEAGKITINSAPFHLSRMLSQVREVASLQAGAKGLRFHLHVTPRTPSFLLGDERRLREVLLNLIGNAVKFTEQGRVDLFVDGAPTRNLVSLRFDVSDTGIGIEASARRRIFERFTQADETILNRFGGTGLGLAISQHLVRLQGGEITVESVPGRGSTFSFTLPMALSDTQDEREVDLQDVEVVLLGGDDDQLRWVEERLGQACGSVRKCEDVLQAARILKSPTAGQIQRRIVLLVGDRGLAVISSEGPLKLAEIEAANPYGVFLVGAPSMDATQPVVRKSVSAVLSRDALLSDLTAAMRFVRGGQATVAVRQPLIRRRERSLRILLADDNRVNQKVISRILEAGGHEVSLVEDGEQALDSLERHSFDLVVMDLNMPVMDGIEATKLYRMASLGERYVPIVGLTADATLSAALRAKEAGMDACLTKPVSAPVLLDRIDELTAGQPQAQPVQVPEATQVAPHLGSHDLVDFGMLENLKILGGETFLEEVISAFLTDGGVILDQLQAAVDRGDVPGFNEQVHALQSGSGNVGVHGLAERCRRWRPRSASDLKNHGGEIVSGLRSDFEAARSIFLRDYVSKPFLIIDRRPSDDH; this is encoded by the coding sequence GTGTTCGATTCAATCTCGCACTGGCGTCGATGGTTCCAAAACCGCCCTGATCGTGAGCATGAGATCACGATCAACCGGCAGATCATAAGCCTAGCCATCTTCGTCTATGTGTGGCTCATCATGCCCGGCTTTGCCGAGCAGACGTTTGAAGCACGGATGATCGCGCTGGCCTATCTGTGCGCGGCGTCTGTCCTGTCCATTCATCTCCTCGCCAGGCCCGGGATCTCGGTTGTCCGCCGCGTCGCGGCAATTGGCGTCGATCTTGGGCTTTTATCCATCGGCCTTTATGCCGGCGGAGAGTACGTCACCATCCTCTATCCGTTTTATTACTGGATTATCCTCGGCAACGGCTTCCGGTACGGCGTCAGGTATCTCTATTTTGGCACATTCGTCGGAGCGCTCGGCTTTCTGCTCGTCACCCAATCGGCGGAATACTGGTTGCAGAACCAGCCGCTGGGCCTCGGCCTTCTGGGTGGAGTGATCATCCTTCCTCTTTATGCCGCGACCCTCATCAGGAGCCTGTCGCAGGCACGTGAGCTTGCGGAGCAGGCCAACCGGGCAAAGACCCAGTTCCTGGCCAGTGTCAGCCACGAGCTACGAACCCCGCTCAACGCAGTCGTAGGGATGGCAGACCTTCTCAACGACACGTCGCTGCGTGCAGATCAGCGCGAAATGGTTGAAACCGTCAGGACATCATCGAAGGCGCTTCTTGCCCTCATCGACGACCTGTTGGATTTCGCCAGCATCGAAGCCGGCAAGATTACGATAAATTCGGCGCCGTTCCACCTGAGCCGGATGCTGTCGCAGGTACGGGAGGTCGCGTCCCTTCAGGCAGGAGCCAAAGGGCTTCGATTCCACCTTCATGTCACGCCGCGAACACCTTCTTTTTTGCTTGGAGACGAGCGTCGACTGAGAGAGGTTCTTCTCAACCTGATCGGCAATGCCGTGAAGTTCACCGAACAGGGCAGGGTGGACCTGTTCGTGGACGGCGCCCCGACCCGCAATCTGGTGTCGCTCCGCTTCGACGTGAGCGATACGGGGATTGGCATTGAGGCGAGCGCCCGAAGGCGGATTTTTGAGAGGTTTACCCAGGCCGACGAGACGATCCTGAATCGCTTCGGCGGAACGGGTCTCGGTCTTGCCATCTCCCAGCATCTCGTCCGCCTGCAAGGGGGCGAGATCACCGTCGAGAGCGTACCCGGCCGGGGAAGCACGTTCAGCTTTACGCTGCCGATGGCACTCTCCGATACCCAGGATGAACGTGAGGTCGATCTCCAGGACGTGGAGGTTGTCCTGCTTGGCGGCGATGACGATCAGCTGCGCTGGGTTGAGGAGCGGCTAGGCCAGGCTTGCGGCTCGGTTAGGAAATGCGAGGACGTTCTGCAGGCAGCGCGTATCCTCAAGTCTCCTACGGCGGGCCAAATCCAGCGGCGGATTGTTCTGCTCGTAGGGGACCGTGGCCTTGCGGTGATTTCCAGCGAAGGGCCGCTCAAGCTCGCCGAGATCGAGGCTGCCAATCCCTATGGGGTCTTTCTTGTTGGGGCTCCGTCGATGGATGCAACCCAGCCCGTCGTTAGGAAAAGCGTCTCGGCCGTCCTGAGCCGCGATGCCCTTCTCTCTGATCTAACGGCTGCGATGCGCTTCGTTAGGGGAGGGCAGGCCACCGTCGCCGTACGGCAGCCGCTGATCCGCCGACGCGAACGCAGCCTGCGCATTCTATTGGCCGATGACAACCGAGTGAACCAGAAGGTCATCAGTCGCATTCTGGAAGCGGGCGGCCATGAGGTCTCGCTCGTCGAGGATGGGGAGCAGGCCCTGGACAGCCTGGAGCGCCATAGCTTCGACCTTGTCGTAATGGACCTCAACATGCCTGTGATGGACGGTATCGAGGCGACCAAGCTCTACCGAATGGCATCCCTGGGGGAGCGCTATGTCCCGATTGTCGGTCTGACCGCGGATGCCACCCTATCTGCGGCATTGAGAGCGAAGGAGGCGGGCATGGATGCCTGCTTGACCAAGCCTGTCAGTGCTCCCGTTCTCCTCGATCGGATCGACGAACTCACGGCAGGCCAGCCGCAGGCGCAGCCCGTTCAAGTTCCTGAAGCTACTCAAGTAGCACCCCATCTCGGCAGTCACGATCTCGTCGATTTCGGAATGTTGGAGAACTTGAAGATTCTCGGGGGCGAGACCTTTCTGGAAGAAGTCATCTCCGCCTTCCTGACGGATGGTGGCGTCATTCTCGATCAACTCCAGGCCGCCGTGGATCGAGGCGACGTGCCCGGCTTCAACGAGCAGGTGCACGCTCTGCAAAGCGGGTCAGGCAATGTCGGTGTGCACGGCCTCGCCGAACGTTGCCGCCGTTGGCGGCCGAGATCGGCAAGTGATCTCAAGAACCATGGCGGCGAAATCGTCTCAGGATTGCGTTCGGACTTTGAAGCCGCACGTTCCATCTTCCTGCGAGATTATGTGAGCAAGCCCTTCTTGATCATAGACCGTCGCCCATCGGACGATCATTGA
- a CDS encoding crotonase/enoyl-CoA hydratase family protein, producing the protein MEKKYSFNQSGPMLSQGLSPHRLPRPIEQDWTPTYANLDLSLDEMERIFWCHLNSEDRPSVTPGLLRDVTAMQTLLRQRLSDTPEAERPFDFLVVGSRTPGVFNLGGDLRLFAEAVRKQQRLCLQTYAYSCVDIIYNNLSSYGHPVVTIALVQGDALGGGFETALSCNVIVAERSAKFGLPEVLFNLFPGMGAYSLIARRLGAIEAERMILSGKIYTAEELHQKGLVDILAEDGYGEEAVREYVHQHQRRHNALQAVFKARHQVSPITLEELRHVTDTWVEAALRLTPSDLRKMERLASAQDRRCNLGPAPGMLIAAE; encoded by the coding sequence ATGGAAAAGAAGTATTCTTTCAATCAGAGCGGGCCTATGCTTTCGCAGGGCCTCTCGCCCCATCGCTTGCCCAGACCCATCGAGCAGGATTGGACTCCAACTTACGCCAATCTTGATCTTTCCCTCGACGAGATGGAGCGGATTTTCTGGTGCCATCTGAACTCTGAGGACAGACCCAGCGTCACGCCTGGTCTGCTCCGCGACGTTACGGCCATGCAGACCCTCCTGCGTCAGCGGCTCTCGGACACCCCCGAAGCAGAGCGACCGTTCGATTTTCTCGTCGTTGGCTCCCGTACCCCGGGTGTCTTCAATCTCGGTGGCGATCTTCGCCTTTTTGCGGAGGCCGTTCGGAAGCAGCAGCGGCTTTGTCTCCAGACCTATGCATATAGCTGCGTCGATATCATCTACAACAATCTCAGCAGCTACGGGCATCCGGTCGTCACGATTGCGCTGGTACAGGGAGATGCCCTGGGGGGCGGTTTCGAGACCGCCTTGTCTTGCAATGTCATTGTTGCTGAGCGCAGCGCCAAGTTCGGCTTGCCCGAGGTCCTGTTTAACCTGTTCCCGGGCATGGGCGCCTACAGCCTCATCGCTCGCCGCCTCGGCGCGATCGAAGCGGAGCGGATGATCTTAAGCGGGAAGATCTACACCGCCGAGGAGCTGCACCAGAAAGGGCTTGTCGATATCCTCGCGGAAGATGGTTACGGCGAAGAGGCCGTCAGGGAATACGTCCATCAACACCAGCGCCGCCACAATGCTCTCCAGGCAGTCTTCAAAGCGAGACACCAAGTCTCTCCCATCACGCTCGAAGAGCTCCGCCACGTGACCGACACGTGGGTCGAGGCCGCCCTGCGGCTAACACCTTCCGACCTGCGGAAGATGGAGCGCCTGGCATCCGCTCAGGATCGCCGTTGCAATTTGGGACCGGCTCCCGGAATGCTCATCGCCGCCGAATGA
- a CDS encoding diguanylate cyclase, which produces MTKLRLNLIAGLIALGILAISAHTLRNDYLDTWQEAENSSRNLLTAIARDLGSDLDLLDLSLKGVIEGLRYIGFQRLPPDLQHRVLFDRVATASLMGSLVVVNEAGELIADAGPVIAPRSFNLADNESFVVHKANSYIGLYVSRPFKDPLRNGELSLGLSRRLSYSDGRFAGVVMGFLPLHTVNQLFNDLRLGKHGTINLFRGDGILLTRHPFDTSQINQNLGTSLQVQRLLHAPNGTLDSVSPIDQVRRIISFQRLDDQPLVLTVALSVDEFLAAWRVKAIVMSLMTGILCFAVVGLTVLFQRELKRRTKAETKLRRLARTDDLTGLLNRRGFREIFEREWRQAIRSGSSISLLYIDADYFKSFNDRYGHGKGDDVLRTIAHMLNANIQRPRDVSARHGGEEFAIVLPETDASGARMVAENIRQAIMALGIAHEGSPYHIVTVSIGVASARPPRGSMAAILFEAADTALYKAKAAGRNNVCGFETVTSG; this is translated from the coding sequence TTGACCAAGCTCCGCCTCAACCTGATCGCTGGCCTCATTGCATTAGGCATCCTCGCGATTTCAGCGCATACGTTGAGGAACGATTACCTCGACACCTGGCAAGAGGCCGAGAACTCCTCCAGGAACCTGCTCACGGCCATTGCGCGCGACCTCGGAAGCGATCTCGATCTACTGGACCTGTCACTGAAGGGTGTCATTGAAGGTCTTCGCTATATCGGATTTCAGAGGCTCCCGCCCGATCTGCAGCACCGGGTCTTATTTGATCGTGTCGCGACAGCCTCCCTCATGGGGTCGCTCGTTGTCGTAAACGAGGCCGGCGAACTCATCGCAGATGCGGGTCCCGTGATCGCGCCGCGGTCCTTCAACCTGGCCGACAACGAATCCTTCGTTGTGCACAAGGCGAACTCCTACATCGGGCTTTACGTCAGTCGTCCGTTCAAGGACCCGCTGAGGAACGGGGAGCTGAGCCTCGGCCTGAGCCGGAGGCTTTCCTATTCGGATGGACGCTTTGCAGGGGTGGTGATGGGCTTTCTTCCTCTCCACACCGTCAACCAGCTGTTCAACGACCTCAGGCTGGGAAAGCATGGCACAATCAATCTCTTCCGAGGGGATGGAATTCTCCTGACCCGTCATCCTTTCGACACCTCTCAGATAAACCAGAATCTCGGTACCTCCCTGCAGGTCCAGCGTCTTCTGCACGCGCCCAACGGTACCCTTGATTCCGTGTCTCCTATCGATCAGGTCCGCCGCATCATTTCGTTTCAGCGGCTCGATGATCAACCGCTCGTCCTGACGGTTGCGCTGTCCGTGGATGAATTTCTCGCTGCTTGGAGGGTCAAGGCGATTGTCATGAGCCTCATGACGGGGATCCTCTGCTTTGCCGTGGTTGGCCTGACCGTCCTGTTCCAGCGAGAGCTGAAACGGCGCACGAAAGCTGAGACGAAACTAAGAAGGCTTGCCAGAACGGACGACCTGACCGGCCTTCTGAACCGGCGTGGCTTTCGGGAAATCTTCGAGCGCGAATGGCGACAGGCGATCCGCTCGGGGTCATCGATTTCTCTTCTCTATATCGACGCGGATTACTTTAAGAGTTTCAACGACCGCTATGGGCATGGAAAAGGCGACGACGTGCTTCGAACGATCGCGCACATGCTCAACGCGAACATACAGCGCCCGCGGGATGTCTCCGCTCGACACGGCGGCGAAGAATTCGCCATTGTACTGCCCGAGACGGATGCGTCCGGTGCACGCATGGTTGCCGAGAACATCCGGCAAGCCATCATGGCGCTGGGCATCGCTCACGAGGGAAGCCCTTATCACATTGTGACCGTCAGCATTGGCGTTGCTTCGGCACGCCCGCCGCGGGGTAGCATGGCGGCAATTCTCTTCGAGGCTGCCGACACAGCTCTCTATAAGGCCAAAGCGGCGGGTCGGAACAACGTCTGCGGTTTCGAGACAGTGACCTCAGGGTGA